In one window of Paraflavitalea soli DNA:
- a CDS encoding response regulator transcription factor, which translates to MTPTILLVDDNEEIIEFLADELGGQYRVLKAADGDEALSILGREAVHLVVSDVMMPVLDGFELCRLIKTNFEFSHIPVILLTAKNTLQSKIEGLKLGADAYIEKPFSPEHLQVQIANLLTNRHKIREYFANSPLVHIKSMAYSTADEQFLETLNETIRQHLEDTELDVEKLARIMTMSRPTLYRKIKAISNLTPNELINITRLKKAAEMLAAGQYKVYEVADMVGYNSQNNFGRNFLKQFGITPTEYMNMKKPE; encoded by the coding sequence ATGACACCTACTATATTACTGGTTGATGACAATGAAGAGATCATAGAATTCCTGGCGGATGAACTGGGAGGCCAATACAGGGTGTTGAAAGCTGCTGATGGTGATGAAGCATTGTCCATATTGGGCAGAGAGGCTGTTCACCTGGTGGTCAGTGATGTGATGATGCCGGTGCTGGATGGCTTTGAATTGTGCCGGCTCATCAAAACGAATTTCGAGTTCAGTCATATACCTGTCATCCTGCTTACAGCCAAGAATACCCTTCAATCGAAGATCGAAGGACTTAAGCTGGGCGCTGATGCTTATATAGAGAAGCCCTTCTCGCCGGAACACCTGCAGGTACAGATCGCCAACCTGCTCACCAACCGCCATAAAATACGGGAATACTTTGCCAACTCCCCCCTCGTGCACATTAAGAGTATGGCTTATTCCACAGCCGATGAACAATTCCTGGAAACACTGAATGAAACCATCCGGCAGCACCTGGAAGATACGGAACTGGATGTGGAAAAGCTGGCCAGGATCATGACGATGAGCCGCCCTACCTTATACCGCAAGATCAAGGCTATCTCCAACCTTACGCCCAATGAACTGATCAACATTACCCGGCTCAAAAAAGCGGCTGAAATGCTGGCAGCAGGACAATACAAGGTATACGAGGTGGCTGACATGGTAGGCTATAACTCGCAGAATAACTTCGGCCGCAACTTCCTCAAGCAATTTGGCATTACTCCTACCGAATACATGAATATGAAAAAGCCCGAATAG
- a CDS encoding ligand-binding sensor domain-containing protein, whose protein sequence is MACTCKLYGQGYYFRHYQVEQGLSHNTVNCITQDKEGFMWFGTKDGINRFDGISFKVFRRNPSDSTSLGNNFVYSLHVDRKGILWVGTRQGLYQYNASTECFRFIKSTGWTDVRDITSDKHGNLWFILGLRLYRYNEAKDSLPVLVDYDQKELSAITITADGQLWVSSVDGRLLQYDAATGRFSGYDLFNESVTPPSKWIGKIYATGKGHILAATSHQGIKLFDIATHQYKDILTQNADHSVVYGRDLFYYGGDEYWMATESGVYIYNIKDGSLKNLRKHFNDPYSLADNAVYALCRDKEGGMWVGTFFGGVNYYPRQYTSFQKYFPGSTYNNICGNAVREMCEDQYGNLWIGTEDGGLNKLEQSTGKISQYLPGGTPSTISYTNIHGLAAIGNELWIGTFEHGVNVMDIPSGKIIRHYSKRRSAPSTSPASFVITFYQTRAGELLAGTPLGLYRYDRQTDDFVAIQENIFVASILEDHAGTIWLSTGGKGLFYYNPTTGEHGNLLPDPGNSNSLPSGLINNVFEDSYHNLWVATEDGGLCQYNHTTKSMKRYTTKNGLPSDFVFMVQEDSHHNIWISTTRGLCCLNPVTGSVQVYTKSNGLLSDQFNYHSAYKDKKGRMYFGSVKGLISFNPDEFTQNSFMPPVYITGIQVNNKELGIKAQGSSLANSVIQTQRITLPYTASTFSIDFAALSYTAPESTEYMYKMEGLDKDWTILKANRKVYFTGLAAGTYRFIVKAANSTGKWNSEPAQLQIRILPPFWASSWAYSLYAVLLIAIILYIIRNYHRRTEEKNKRKMELLEHEKEKELYQAKIEFFTNVAHEIKTPLTLIKGPLEKVIKKSDQLPELRNSLQIMERNTDRLIDLTNQLLDFRQTEAKGFSLNFTPINISELLEETYVNFKPLAEQRNLLFTMDLPAQALHTMADQDALNKIFSNVFSNAIKYAGSQVQVQLLPVEEGASLFTIEIANDGDLIPYDMKEKIFEPFFRLKRMEKQKGTGIGLALARSLTHLHKGDLYLKETHNGLNTFVISLPLPMASTGASTSREQNDNTIQSVNP, encoded by the coding sequence ATGGCCTGTACCTGTAAATTGTATGGGCAGGGGTATTATTTCAGGCATTACCAGGTAGAACAAGGTCTTTCTCACAATACGGTCAATTGTATTACGCAGGATAAGGAAGGATTTATGTGGTTTGGTACAAAAGATGGCATCAACCGGTTTGATGGCATTAGTTTCAAAGTCTTCCGTCGCAATCCTTCGGACAGTACCAGCCTGGGCAATAATTTCGTATACAGTCTCCACGTGGATCGAAAGGGTATTTTATGGGTAGGTACCCGCCAGGGGTTGTACCAGTACAATGCCAGCACAGAGTGTTTCCGCTTTATAAAAAGTACCGGCTGGACAGATGTGCGCGACATCACTTCTGATAAGCATGGCAACCTATGGTTTATACTGGGGTTAAGGTTATACCGGTACAACGAAGCAAAAGACAGCTTGCCGGTACTGGTGGATTATGATCAAAAAGAATTATCTGCTATCACCATTACAGCCGACGGGCAGTTATGGGTATCCAGCGTTGATGGCCGGCTGCTGCAGTATGACGCCGCCACCGGACGCTTTTCCGGTTATGATCTTTTTAATGAATCAGTTACTCCTCCTTCTAAATGGATAGGAAAAATTTATGCTACCGGCAAAGGGCATATCCTGGCAGCCACTTCCCATCAGGGTATCAAGCTTTTCGATATAGCCACGCATCAATACAAAGACATCCTTACGCAAAACGCTGATCATTCGGTGGTATATGGACGTGATCTCTTCTACTATGGCGGTGATGAGTATTGGATGGCTACGGAGTCGGGCGTATATATTTACAATATCAAGGACGGTAGTCTGAAGAACCTGCGCAAACATTTCAATGATCCCTACTCCCTGGCCGACAATGCGGTGTATGCGCTTTGCAGGGATAAGGAAGGCGGTATGTGGGTGGGCACTTTCTTTGGAGGCGTCAATTATTATCCCCGTCAATACACTTCCTTTCAGAAATATTTCCCCGGCAGTACTTACAACAATATCTGCGGCAATGCGGTGCGGGAAATGTGTGAGGATCAGTACGGTAATCTTTGGATCGGTACAGAGGACGGCGGATTGAATAAGCTGGAGCAGTCTACAGGAAAGATATCACAATACCTGCCTGGCGGTACCCCTTCTACTATCTCTTACACCAATATCCATGGCCTGGCAGCCATCGGCAACGAATTATGGATAGGCACCTTTGAACATGGTGTCAATGTAATGGATATTCCCAGCGGGAAGATCATACGGCATTACTCCAAACGGCGCAGCGCCCCTTCCACTTCTCCGGCCAGTTTTGTGATCACTTTTTACCAGACAAGGGCCGGTGAGTTACTGGCCGGAACACCTTTGGGGTTGTACCGGTATGACCGGCAAACCGACGATTTTGTGGCTATACAGGAAAACATCTTCGTAGCCAGTATCCTGGAAGATCATGCAGGTACTATCTGGTTGTCGACAGGCGGAAAAGGTTTGTTCTACTACAACCCCACCACCGGTGAGCACGGCAATCTCCTGCCCGATCCTGGCAACAGCAATAGCCTCCCCAGCGGCCTGATCAATAATGTGTTTGAAGACAGTTATCATAATTTATGGGTAGCCACAGAAGATGGCGGGCTTTGCCAGTATAATCATACCACCAAATCGATGAAGCGGTATACCACCAAAAACGGTTTGCCCAGCGACTTTGTATTCATGGTACAGGAAGATAGCCATCACAATATATGGATAAGTACTACCCGGGGACTTTGTTGTCTTAATCCGGTTACAGGAAGTGTCCAGGTATATACCAAGAGTAATGGATTGCTGAGTGACCAGTTTAATTATCATTCGGCTTATAAGGACAAGAAAGGGCGCATGTATTTCGGCAGTGTGAAAGGGCTCATCAGTTTTAACCCCGATGAGTTTACGCAAAACAGTTTTATGCCACCGGTATATATTACGGGCATCCAGGTAAACAACAAGGAGCTTGGTATTAAAGCGCAGGGATCTTCGCTCGCCAACTCTGTTATACAAACACAACGTATTACGCTACCTTATACGGCATCTACTTTCAGCATTGACTTCGCCGCACTCAGCTATACCGCACCGGAAAGTACGGAATACATGTATAAAATGGAAGGACTGGATAAAGACTGGACTATTCTGAAAGCAAACCGGAAGGTATATTTTACCGGACTGGCTGCCGGGACCTACCGGTTCATTGTAAAAGCAGCGAATAGTACCGGTAAATGGAACAGTGAGCCGGCCCAATTACAGATCCGTATCCTTCCGCCTTTCTGGGCCAGTAGCTGGGCTTATTCTCTCTACGCTGTCTTGTTGATAGCGATCATCCTGTATATTATCCGCAATTACCACCGTCGAACGGAAGAGAAGAATAAACGTAAAATGGAATTGCTGGAACATGAAAAAGAAAAAGAATTGTACCAGGCCAAAATAGAATTCTTTACCAATGTGGCGCATGAGATCAAAACACCGCTCACCCTGATAAAAGGGCCCCTGGAGAAAGTGATCAAAAAATCAGATCAACTGCCGGAATTGCGCAACAGTTTGCAGATCATGGAACGTAATACCGACCGGCTCATAGACCTCACCAATCAATTATTGGATTTCAGGCAAACAGAGGCAAAAGGCTTCAGCCTTAACTTTACGCCCATCAATATATCGGAACTACTGGAGGAGACATATGTCAATTTCAAACCACTGGCCGAACAACGTAATTTATTGTTCACCATGGACCTGCCGGCACAGGCATTGCATACTATGGCGGACCAGGATGCATTGAACAAGATCTTCAGCAATGTATTCAGCAATGCCATCAAGTATGCGGGGAGCCAGGTGCAGGTACAATTATTGCCTGTTGAAGAGGGTGCCTCTTTGTTTACGATTGAAATAGCCAATGATGGCGACCTGATCCCTTATGATATGAAAGAAAAGATATTTGAGCCCTTTTTCCGGTTAAAGCGTATGGAGAAGCAAAAAGGAACAGGTATTGGTCTTGCCCTGGCCCGCTCACTAACGCATCTGCACAAGGGTGACCTGTATTTAAAGGAAACCCACAATGGCCTGAATACATTTGTGATCAGTTTGCCATTACCAATGGCCAGTACTGGCGCCAGCACAAGCCGTGAACAAAATGATAATACGATCCAATCGGTAAATCCATAA
- a CDS encoding methionyl-tRNA formyltransferase, translating to MRIAILCNDRIALPALDQLLATGLVVTVGVPFGNHAIRTLIEDRCKQVNVSLQEFHKKTIGEELHRWIVQYKPDVVLVKTFPFLIPAEVIRLPRFGFINFHYAPLPEWRGANPLFWMIRNRETAGAVTVHEMNETYDAGPVLLQQPVPLAPDMNFGLFYTQLAYAGVHVTGMLLNGLLTGTLQKKEQDHSKARWYARPSPADLFINWAVMDAGEVNALVNACNPWNKGAATRWNNWLFGISHATVLQQRGNGKVPGTVISINDREGLTIACKDGHAIRAEVVYCEEGFYPGHKLAAFGLQEGHCLS from the coding sequence ATGCGTATAGCTATACTTTGTAATGACAGAATTGCATTGCCAGCCCTCGACCAGTTGTTGGCAACCGGCCTGGTAGTTACCGTAGGAGTGCCTTTTGGAAATCATGCTATCCGCACGCTTATTGAAGACCGTTGCAAACAGGTAAACGTATCCCTGCAGGAGTTTCATAAAAAAACTATCGGAGAGGAGTTGCACCGATGGATAGTACAGTACAAACCTGATGTGGTGCTGGTCAAAACATTTCCTTTCCTGATCCCTGCCGAAGTGATACGCCTGCCACGGTTTGGCTTTATCAATTTTCATTATGCACCCTTACCAGAGTGGAGAGGTGCCAATCCCTTGTTCTGGATGATCCGCAACCGCGAAACGGCCGGCGCCGTCACGGTACATGAAATGAACGAGACCTATGATGCGGGCCCCGTATTGCTGCAACAGCCAGTACCCCTGGCCCCTGATATGAACTTTGGATTGTTCTATACCCAGCTGGCTTATGCCGGCGTACACGTGACCGGTATGCTGCTGAATGGATTGCTTACCGGCACCCTGCAAAAGAAAGAGCAGGATCATTCAAAGGCGAGGTGGTATGCGCGGCCATCACCCGCTGATCTTTTTATCAATTGGGCCGTGATGGATGCCGGTGAAGTCAATGCATTGGTCAATGCCTGTAATCCCTGGAATAAAGGCGCCGCTACGCGGTGGAACAACTGGTTGTTTGGCATCAGCCATGCAACGGTCCTTCAGCAAAGGGGGAATGGTAAAGTACCCGGCACAGTGATTTCCATTAATGACCGGGAGGGATTGACCATTGCCTGTAAAGATGGCCATGCCATCAGGGCCGAAGTGGTGTATTGTGAAGAAGGCTTTTATCCCGGCCATAAACTCGCTGCCTTTGGACTACAGGAAGGACATTGCCTTTCCTGA
- a CDS encoding phage tail protein: MEGVLAYVTAFAGNFAPRGWALCQGQIMAISQNTALFSLLGTTYGGNGQTTFALPDLRGRTVVGAGQGPGLSQYSLGELAGSETTTMTVATMPSHGHTATIKIVPGANTTADATTPANGVYASPAAGEQLFGPGGSVNMKPYPGTLTTGLNAGGPIPFSTLHPVLALNYLICLQGVFPARN, encoded by the coding sequence ATGGAAGGAGTTCTTGCTTATGTAACCGCCTTTGCCGGCAATTTTGCCCCCCGGGGCTGGGCCCTTTGCCAGGGTCAGATAATGGCTATTTCTCAAAATACGGCGTTGTTTTCCCTGTTAGGTACTACTTACGGCGGCAATGGTCAAACTACTTTTGCATTACCTGATCTGCGTGGCCGGACTGTTGTAGGTGCTGGCCAGGGGCCGGGTTTATCTCAGTATTCCCTGGGTGAATTGGCCGGAAGTGAAACCACTACCATGACAGTGGCCACCATGCCTTCACACGGGCATACTGCTACCATTAAAATTGTACCCGGTGCAAATACTACGGCAGATGCTACTACACCTGCCAACGGTGTATATGCTTCACCGGCTGCCGGCGAACAACTCTTTGGCCCTGGTGGTTCCGTTAACATGAAACCTTATCCCGGCACATTGACAACGGGTTTAAACGCTGGTGGACCAATACCTTTTTCTACCCTGCATCCTGTATTAGCCCTTAATTACCTGATCTGTTTACAGGGTGTATTCCCTGCGCGGAATTAA
- a CDS encoding T9SS type A sorting domain-containing protein yields the protein MRSKILNVFPLLLMIVLLNLPGTLLAQQWGFRNGWGTSTAGQERGVATATDAAGNVYVAGVYVGSINFGTGPLPSTGANEGFVAKFNTAGVCQWSIGFASTAAGNDVAASITVDAAGTSVYVGGFFNGDITIAPLPTVTKTGITGYIAKLNAATGAGLWVNTIDGTGTENVQGLCLDASGNLYASGNFPTGAVFGALGARTANGGTSNDLFVAQLNPTSGAFNWVSTGGALNSTDNPQGSGIAYVAATNEIVLVGSYNAAAATYATTSPVSSFTINNAGSLDICFLKINAANGAFTNAIGVGSTGLDDGVALVYDPSTQDIMAAGYFASPSIQFGSNPALTNEGNNDAWYARYNPATNDFVWSKSAGGSTGGADRAYDITTNGAGSIYVVGTFRGVLDIPTTLPAFTITNNNTADDIFLARVAAADGNGQLLGHGAGIAGNTISNVGFSVAAGATGSIWVSGSYGNTITFAPLPDLPLASTASDVFLARYIDPAALTATQSQTPPTCLVGCNGTATVTPSGGVTPYTYVWTGSTSTTNTATGLCPGATLSVTVTDAIGNTVTKNYTITPAGPLASANTTNTTFVVSATNNNIYDASCNLIATVVPTPGNPVAGTLAARVWFEPSVPVYPAVTGKPYVQRHYELMPASGAATATAKITLYFTQAEFTAFNAAPGSTSNLPTGPGDAAGKANVRFSKFAGASNNPATGLPGTYTGTSALIDPVDADVVWNATLSRWEISFTTVGFSGFFLQTYTAVLPVTWLYVNGSLNAQGKANISWKVQEQQVASYTIEKSLDGQPFVAVADILSKGNGENEYSFQEAQALIGKGTYRIKQTDINGRTTYSKSLLLRSDRQGWVTLYPNPVKNAAVLNVTDKELLNTTAHLYDGTGREVQRIQITQSVTTIHMDQYNAGVYTLKLRNGQTIRILKE from the coding sequence ATGAGAAGTAAAATACTCAATGTATTTCCGTTATTACTGATGATTGTTCTACTGAATTTACCTGGCACCCTGCTTGCGCAGCAATGGGGTTTCCGGAATGGTTGGGGAACCTCCACAGCCGGACAGGAAAGGGGGGTGGCTACCGCCACCGATGCTGCTGGCAATGTGTATGTGGCCGGCGTTTATGTAGGATCGATCAATTTTGGTACAGGCCCTTTGCCTTCTACCGGCGCCAACGAAGGCTTTGTGGCTAAATTTAACACGGCCGGCGTTTGTCAGTGGTCGATTGGTTTTGCCTCTACCGCTGCAGGCAATGATGTAGCTGCTTCCATCACCGTTGATGCAGCCGGCACCTCGGTGTATGTGGGCGGATTTTTTAATGGAGATATAACGATCGCTCCTTTGCCAACTGTAACCAAAACGGGTATTACCGGTTATATTGCCAAATTGAACGCTGCTACCGGCGCCGGGTTGTGGGTCAACACCATTGATGGTACCGGCACAGAAAATGTGCAGGGCCTCTGCCTGGATGCTTCGGGCAATTTATATGCATCGGGAAATTTTCCTACCGGTGCTGTTTTTGGCGCATTGGGCGCCCGCACGGCCAATGGAGGCACGTCTAACGATCTTTTTGTAGCCCAGTTGAATCCAACGTCAGGCGCCTTTAACTGGGTAAGTACCGGGGGAGCATTGAATAGTACAGATAATCCCCAGGGCAGCGGTATTGCTTATGTAGCTGCCACTAATGAGATAGTACTGGTGGGTAGTTATAATGCCGCCGCCGCTACCTATGCTACTACATCACCTGTATCTTCCTTTACCATCAACAATGCAGGCTCCCTGGATATTTGCTTTTTAAAAATTAATGCCGCCAATGGTGCTTTTACCAATGCCATAGGAGTAGGCAGTACGGGACTCGATGATGGTGTGGCGCTTGTGTATGATCCCTCTACCCAAGATATTATGGCGGCAGGTTATTTTGCCAGCCCCAGCATCCAATTCGGCAGCAATCCGGCACTGACCAATGAAGGGAATAATGATGCCTGGTATGCACGATACAATCCTGCTACTAACGACTTTGTCTGGTCCAAATCAGCGGGTGGCAGTACTGGAGGCGCCGACCGGGCTTATGACATCACCACCAATGGAGCAGGTTCTATTTATGTGGTAGGCACTTTTCGGGGTGTATTAGACATTCCCACCACGCTCCCTGCATTCACTATTACCAATAATAATACGGCCGATGATATCTTCCTAGCCCGTGTTGCTGCTGCTGATGGCAATGGCCAGTTGCTGGGGCATGGGGCTGGCATTGCAGGAAACACCATCAGCAATGTAGGGTTTTCTGTAGCGGCCGGTGCTACGGGAAGTATATGGGTCTCCGGTAGTTATGGCAATACCATTACATTTGCACCATTACCTGATTTACCGCTTGCAAGCACGGCGTCCGATGTATTTTTAGCCCGCTATATTGATCCTGCTGCGCTTACAGCTACCCAATCGCAAACACCACCCACCTGTCTGGTAGGGTGTAATGGTACAGCCACGGTTACACCATCGGGTGGAGTTACGCCATATACATATGTATGGACTGGTAGTACAAGCACTACCAATACAGCTACAGGTCTTTGCCCCGGCGCTACCCTCAGTGTAACGGTAACAGATGCTATTGGCAATACCGTAACTAAGAATTATACGATCACGCCGGCTGGCCCACTGGCATCTGCCAATACCACCAATACGACATTTGTGGTTTCTGCTACCAACAACAATATCTATGACGCCAGCTGTAACCTGATCGCTACGGTGGTTCCTACACCAGGCAACCCTGTAGCAGGTACATTGGCGGCACGGGTATGGTTTGAACCGAGTGTTCCGGTCTATCCGGCTGTTACCGGTAAACCATATGTTCAAAGGCATTATGAATTGATGCCGGCATCAGGAGCGGCTACTGCCACCGCCAAAATAACCCTGTATTTCACACAGGCGGAATTTACTGCCTTTAATGCGGCGCCGGGCAGTACTTCCAACCTGCCAACAGGTCCCGGGGATGCTGCAGGCAAGGCCAACGTGCGCTTTAGTAAGTTTGCAGGAGCCAGCAATAACCCGGCTACCGGCCTGCCAGGCACGTATACAGGAACTTCCGCATTGATCGATCCCGTGGATGCAGACGTTGTGTGGAATGCTACCCTTAGCCGTTGGGAGATCAGCTTTACTACAGTTGGTTTCAGTGGCTTCTTCTTACAAACATATACAGCCGTGTTACCTGTTACCTGGCTCTACGTGAATGGATCGCTGAATGCACAAGGCAAGGCGAATATCAGCTGGAAAGTACAGGAACAACAGGTAGCGTCTTACACCATCGAAAAATCGTTGGATGGACAACCGTTTGTAGCTGTGGCAGACATCCTCTCCAAAGGCAATGGTGAAAACGAATACAGCTTCCAGGAGGCCCAGGCCTTGATAGGAAAAGGCACCTACCGCATAAAACAAACAGATATCAACGGACGCACTACCTACAGCAAGTCGCTGTTGCTGAGAAGTGACCGCCAGGGATGGGTGACCTTATACCCCAACCCTGTTAAGAATGCAGCTGTCCTGAATGTTACGGATAAAGAATTGCTGAATACCACCGCTCACCTGTACGATGGTACAGGCAGGGAAGTACAACGTATACAAATAACCCAAAGCGTAACCACTATCCATATGGATCAGTACAATGCGGGTGTGTATACCCTGAAATTAAGGAACGGTCAAACGATCAGGATACTTAAAGAGTAA
- a CDS encoding phage tail protein, whose amino-acid sequence MFVDQYLANVTIFAGNFAPRGWAFCQGQLMSISEYTALFALIGTTYGGDGQVTFALPDLRSRVAVHAGQAPGLSTYIIGQAAGTENVTILTTQLASHTHTFVSATGKPTANSAVGTVADPTNAVPAALSINAYNSASSGSVMGTATCTATTAPTGQTNPTPIISPFLAMNYIIALEGIFPSRN is encoded by the coding sequence ATGTTTGTGGATCAATACTTAGCGAATGTTACCATTTTTGCCGGCAATTTTGCCCCACGGGGTTGGGCTTTTTGCCAGGGTCAATTAATGTCTATATCAGAATATACGGCGCTCTTTGCCCTGATAGGTACCACCTACGGAGGAGATGGCCAGGTTACTTTTGCCTTGCCCGATCTGCGCAGCCGCGTAGCCGTTCATGCCGGTCAGGCGCCGGGTCTTTCCACTTATATTATTGGACAGGCAGCAGGTACAGAAAATGTAACCATATTGACTACGCAATTGGCGTCTCATACCCATACTTTTGTGAGCGCAACCGGTAAACCAACCGCCAATAGCGCTGTAGGCACAGTGGCCGATCCTACCAATGCGGTGCCGGCTGCTTTATCCATTAATGCCTATAATAGCGCTTCATCTGGATCGGTGATGGGAACAGCTACCTGTACTGCCACCACAGCGCCTACAGGCCAAACTAATCCGACGCCCATTATTTCACCATTCCTGGCGATGAATTACATTATAGCCCTGGAAGGTATTTTCCCATCCCGCAATTGA
- a CDS encoding ABC transporter substrate-binding protein: protein MSLVAGLLLPRSTDYPSLGFDILDGLRYSLKRAGQDNARFITENIGFGEDHDLNYARAEKLVLQENVDVMIVYCNAGNAEPLYKLAGIAGKPFIFLDPGMQLPEVAAPPHCYHISLQGIHACRIAGYMAGEQNRKVLMATSFYDGGYRGPWGYTRGLAAAGGTVCGNYVSGYKETEFNIDNYMQLLQHSGAQSVAACFSSYLANLFIKALKERDPSATALPFYCSPFMAEEILLAQCDFPGGTFHAIVPWSTTLQGEEQDVFMQVIRREKNKQANIFHLLGWEAGLLSLHAGKEGASALNGFSYDSPRGTVTIHPATRQTYAPLYKGVIVAGDQGKCALNILEMIPVSASEHEAVLDDKPEQGSGWKNNYLCI from the coding sequence ATGTCCCTCGTAGCAGGACTTTTATTACCCCGGTCTACCGATTACCCTTCCCTGGGTTTTGATATCCTGGATGGATTACGTTATAGTCTCAAAAGGGCCGGGCAGGATAATGCCCGGTTCATTACAGAAAATATTGGGTTTGGTGAGGATCATGACCTCAATTATGCCAGGGCCGAAAAGCTGGTGTTGCAGGAAAATGTAGATGTTATGATCGTTTATTGCAATGCTGGCAATGCAGAACCGCTGTACAAACTGGCTGGTATAGCCGGTAAACCATTTATTTTTTTGGATCCCGGCATGCAGCTACCGGAAGTAGCCGCACCTCCCCATTGCTATCATATTTCGCTGCAGGGCATTCATGCCTGCCGTATAGCGGGTTATATGGCTGGTGAGCAAAACCGGAAGGTGCTGATGGCTACTTCGTTTTATGATGGTGGTTATCGTGGCCCCTGGGGTTATACCCGTGGTCTGGCGGCCGCAGGCGGTACGGTATGCGGCAATTATGTGAGCGGCTATAAAGAGACCGAATTCAATATAGATAACTATATGCAGTTGCTGCAGCATTCCGGCGCACAGTCTGTGGCTGCCTGCTTCAGTAGCTACCTGGCCAACCTGTTTATCAAAGCACTGAAAGAAAGAGATCCCTCAGCTACTGCATTGCCTTTTTATTGTTCTCCCTTTATGGCAGAAGAAATATTACTGGCGCAATGTGATTTTCCGGGCGGCACATTCCATGCTATTGTGCCCTGGAGTACGACCCTGCAGGGAGAGGAACAGGATGTATTTATGCAAGTCATTCGCCGCGAGAAAAACAAACAGGCTAATATTTTCCACCTGCTGGGCTGGGAAGCAGGTCTCCTTAGCCTTCACGCCGGGAAGGAAGGTGCAAGCGCCCTGAATGGCTTTTCTTATGATAGCCCAAGGGGCACGGTCACTATTCATCCTGCAACCCGCCAAACCTACGCGCCTTTGTATAAAGGAGTGATTGTTGCCGGGGATCAGGGTAAATGCGCCTTGAATATACTGGAAATGATCCCTGTATCGGCATCCGAACATGAAGCAGTACTGGATGATAAACCCGAACAAGGGTCGGGCTGGAAAAATAATTATTTATGTATCTGA
- a CDS encoding phage tail protein, which yields MQGTMAVVTCFAADFAPKYWALCNGQILAIAQNQALFSLLGTTYGGNGTTTFALPDLRGRSIVSQGNGPGLQPYTLGQKTGTETITLNANNVPPHQHVGNTNFYLQADNLPGGDGSAEYNFPAGYDNAYAPAPTANVNMLQPAYSGTINPAGGGQPIPVLMPYLVINHIICLQGIFPSRN from the coding sequence ATGCAAGGAACTATGGCTGTTGTTACCTGCTTTGCCGCCGACTTTGCACCCAAATACTGGGCGCTTTGCAATGGGCAGATATTGGCGATTGCTCAAAACCAGGCCTTATTCTCCCTGTTGGGCACAACCTATGGTGGGAATGGTACTACTACTTTCGCATTGCCCGACCTGCGGGGCCGTTCTATTGTAAGTCAGGGTAACGGGCCCGGCCTGCAGCCTTATACCCTGGGACAAAAAACAGGTACAGAAACCATTACACTCAATGCCAACAACGTACCACCGCACCAGCATGTGGGGAATACTAATTTTTATTTGCAGGCTGATAACCTGCCGGGTGGAGATGGTAGTGCGGAATACAATTTTCCGGCCGGTTACGATAACGCGTATGCGCCTGCGCCTACCGCCAATGTGAATATGCTGCAGCCTGCTTATAGTGGTACGATCAATCCGGCCGGTGGCGGTCAGCCAATACCTGTATTGATGCCCTACCTGGTTATCAATCATATCATTTGTTTGCAGGGCATTTTCCCCAGCCGTAATTAA